The DNA region CGGCAGCATCGCTCGCTGCAACTCACCCGCGATGTACGCCTCGCGCCCGTACAGTACGGCCTTGTCCAGGGAGATCGCCGTATGCGTGACCAACTGGGCGGCGACCAGCAGGTCGTTGGGATCGAAACCCGGTCGCTCGTACCCGCGCAGGAAGACGGCGACCCCGATGACCCGGCGCCGGCCGCGCAGCGGGGCGAGAATCGCCCGGTGCCCGTCGGGCAGTGGGTGGTCGGTGCCGAGCAGCCAGGGCAGTGCGTCCCGGCCGGCGGCCGAGCCGCCGAAGACCGGACGCACCCCGCGTAACACCTCGGCGAGCCCGCCGCCCGGATGAACCTCACGCAGCACGGCCGGATCGGCATCGGGTGCGAAGAGCCCGTCGCGCTCGTCCGCCGGGCGCAGCCGGTCGTTGCGGCGCAGCCGCAGCATGAACGGGGAGACCGGTCGTTCGTCGCCCACCGGAAGCGGGTCGCGCAGATATACGAAGATCTCGTCGGAGAACGACGGAACGGTCGCTCGGCACAGCCCGAGCACGATCTCGTCCAGATCCATACCGCGGGCGATCCGCCGGGTCGCCGCTCCCACGAACCGCATGGAGTCGTCCGCTCGCCGCAGCTCGACCTCGCTGCCCGGCCCGTCCGTGCTGGTGGCAGGGTTGTTCGGGGTTGTGCGGAACAACCCGCCATCGCCAGGAGCGGACTGAGGGCCATAGCCGGTTCCGCTTCGCACTGGCTGCCCGGGAATGACTGTGCCGCCGTGTTCCTTCTCCGCGTTCCGGGTTTCCCTCCAGCCCATGTCCTCGGCCGCCTCCTGCACGGCCTCGTGTTCCCGGTCGAGGACGTCCCGGGCCTTGCGCAGAGTGGCGTCGACCTGGTCGAGCGCGGCGTCATCGGCGGTGCCGGTCAGCGGGCCGGGAATCTGCAGGTCGGTTCCTGCCCGGGGCTGACCGCCCAGAGCCGAGCCGCTCCTGAGATCACGGAGTTCGTCCTCCAACGCCTTGATACGGCGGGCGGCGTGATCGGCCACGCGCTGCGCCGTGTCCCGTTCGGCCTCGGCCCGGCCGAGCTGCGAGCGAAGGTCCTCCGACTGCCGCACAGCGCGCTCAAGGCGGTTCTCCGCCATCTCCACATCGACGGGGAATGAATCGTCCGCGCTGCGCAGTGCGTCCAACCGCCTTGTGAGCTGAGCGACTTGCGCTTGCGTCTGGCCGAGCAGCGCGAAGAGCACGGTGGCCACCTGGAGAGCCTGCTGCCTGGCCTGCTCACTGACCTCGAAGGCCTGCCGTACGCGATTGAGATCCTCCAGCGCGGCGATGGTGCGTTGCTGGGCCTCGACGAGTTCGTGCGCCGGGACGGCCGGCTTCCCGCCGGCGGTGACGGGCGTGGGAGTCGTGTGAGCGGCGCTCCACAGCGGTTGCAGCTCCTTGAGCCGCTCGGCGGCCCGCGGTCCGGTCTCGTCGGGGAAGCACACATCGGCAACGGCTTCGACGAGGTCCCATGTCAGGGCGACTCCGGAGAGTTGCTCACGCAGCTTGCGCAGATCGGGGACCACACCCGAACGGAAGTGCTCGGAGGTAAATCGGGTACGCAGCTGGGTCACCGACACGTTGGAGGTGTCGAGCCAGGTCCGCAGGATGTGAACGAGATCGTTGATCTCCTTGCACGAGCCGCGTGCGGGCGCCCAAGGCCGGCCGGGCCGCTTCAAAGTCCCCACGTCATCTCTCTCAGGCCAAGTTGTTCCCCGGACAACCCCATGTTGTCGCGTGGACAACATCCAACCCTCTCGACCGGCCCTCATGCAGGTGGATCGTTGTTTCGTGCCGCGCTCGACAGCGCGCCCGCACCATGCATGTGAGCTCGAAGGAGGAGTTGTTGTGAACCTCACCCATACGGCGGTGCTGCTCATGGCAGTCGCGCTGGCGGTGATCTTCGCGTGCCTCGTGGCCGGTATCGCGTTCGCCGTCGCTCGCTGGGGCGGCGCCCAGGTGCCCGAGGCCCTCGCCAGGTCGGGCAAGGCGCTCGCGACGACCCTGACCGTTGTCAGCGCGGTGATGGCTGTGGTGGTGACCGTGCTGAAGTAGGAGAAGTGTTCCCCGGCCGTTGTCCCGATCCTGACGGTGGCTCACCACTGGCGGCACGCCTCGGAATGCATCCCAATGACCAAGTGAGTGGTGGCGCGTAGTGTGACGCGCATGCTTCCAGCAGACTTCTACACGGGTATCGTCGCGCAGCTCTACGGGCCGTTGAAGAGCCACCGTCCGGACCCTCGAACGTATGCTGACTTCATCCGTGAAGCCGGGGAGCCGGCGCTGGAATTGGGGTGTGGGGACGGCGATCCGCTGATCGAGCTGCGCAGGCGGGGCCTGGAGGTCGAGGGCGTCGATTCGTCGGCGGACATGTTGGCCGGTTGCCGTCGGCGGGCTCGCGAGGAAGGCATCGACGTCGTGGTCCACCACCAGCGGATGGAGGCTCTCGACCTGCCACACCGCTACGGGGCGATCTTCCTCGCCGGACCGACGTTCACACTGCTTCCCGACGATGCCACTGCCCTGGCGGCCCTGACCGGCATCGCCGCCCACCTCGTGGAGGGCGGTACCGCGCTGGTGTCCGTGTTCGTCCCGGAACCCACTCCGGCCGGGCAGTTGGGGCAGATACGCCGCGCCACGGCGGATGACGGCGCCGATCTCCGCGTGTCCGTGGTGTCCGAGGAGCGTGACGAGACCACGCGCACCCAGACAACCGTGCTGCGTTACGAACGGCACCTCGACGGCATCAGTACCGTCGAGGACCGGCCGTGGCTGTTGCACTGGTACACCCGCACCGGCTTCGAGTCCCTTGCTGCGGCCGTCGGCCTGCGGGTGGTTTCCGTCACGGATGCGGACGGCAACGCCGCCGCGAGCGACGAGACCGACCTCCGCTTCAGGCTCCGTAGGTGATCAGGGACGCGTGACGAAGCGGGTGAGTTCCTCGGCGGCGCCGCTCGGCAGGTCGGCGACCAGCGCCGCCGGCAGAGTCGTGATCACGGCGCGCAGCCGCGCGGCAAGGTCCGGCAGCACGGCCCAGGCCGAGCCCGGGGCTTCGACGGCCGCGAGCAGCAGGTCCCCCTCGTAGAAGTACGCCTCCAGCAGTGGGTCCTCGAGCAGCAAGCGCACCGCGAGTGGGAGGACGTGCGGCAGGGACACCTGCTGGCTGACCAGCGTGCGCAGATCCGCCGGGCGGAGTTGACCCAGCGGCGTGCACCGCAACTCATGAACCTTGCGGACCAGGTGAGTCGCGTCGGCGTCCGGAGCCGCCCATCGGGGCGGGTCCAGCTCATCGAGCGCGCGGTCGAGATGCAGCAAGCGATCCATGAGGTCATTCTCCGCCTGAATCGGCACCACCATCAGGGCACTGCGGTACTACGAGCAGCAGGGCCTGCTCCACCCCGGCAGCGGCTACTCGACTTCCTCGAAACTGTAGCTGTAGCCCTTGCGGCCGATCCCGACCTGCACGGTCCGGAAACCGGGCTCGCCGTTGTCGGCGTGCTCGCCCCAGTACTGGCACTTGTAGCCGGTGTCGGCTCCGAAGTCGAATGCCTTCGCCGCGGGGAGCTTGTCGCAGGCAAGCTTGCTCGCGTCGGTGCGCCCGGACTCGGAGCCGTAGCTCTCGTTGATCATCTGGTAGACGAGCTTGTCGACCAGCAGGCCCTTCTTGGGCTCCTTGGTGTACGAGATGAAGCTGCTGCCCGCTGTGTAGCTGTCGCTGATCTTGACCTCGTAGGGTATCTCGGCCCCCGCGTACGTCACCACGCACTGGCTGACCGCGCCCGCCTTCCGGGTCACGCCCGCAGGGCACTTGGCGCTGGTCTCACCGGCGACCTTGGCGATGCTGAGCACGTCCTCGCGCAGCGCGTGCTCCACCTTCTGCGCAAGGGGAGCGCCGGCCTCGGGGGCCGGGGTGACCCGGAGGGCGTCGCCGCCGCGCATGTGCACGTCCGGCTGTGCACCGGTGACGGCCACCGGGAGGGCCTTCGCCGCATCGGCCGCGGCACCGCCCTGGGCGGTTTCGGCGGAGCTGCAGCCCGCGCTGAGCAGGGCCACCGCGGACACGCCGATCATAGTTCTGGGGAATCGCATGGAGGAGAGCGTAGACGCCACCACTGACAGGCCTTGCCCAGGGCGTGGCAGAACTTGGGCCCCACGGCGGATCACCGTGGGGCCCAGTACGTCTACGGAGTCACGTCGGTGACTTTCCACAGCTGGTTCGCCCCGGAGTTGGGCTGCCAGGTGGTGACGGCGGCGCCGTCGTTCGTGGCCTGGCCCCCGACTTCCAGGAGCTTGCCGGTCCCGCTGTTGACGAGCGTCCAGGTGCCGTCGCCGGTCGTCGACATGATCCACCGGGTGGCCGCGTCGCGCCGGCCGGTGTCGGGTTCGACGACCGGTGCGCCGTTGCGTACGGCAAGACGCTTGCCGCTCGCCGCGCTGGTGAACACGTACCGCTTGCGATTGTCCGCGGCGTCGCCGCTGATCTGCTGGAGCTGCCGGTCCTCGGCGAAGGCTCCGGCCTTGATGACGAGCTCGCTGCCGTCGTCGGCGACGGTCAGGCCCTTGCCGCTCTGCACGCCGGTCAGCTCGTAGGTGTGGCCCCGGCGCAGGGTCGCCGCGTCCTTCGCCGCACCGGACACTCCGTCGACGACGAACGAGGTCACCGACTGCGCGGGCACCGTGAAGGTGGCCTTCTTGTCACCGACCGGAACGGCTTGGTGCCGTTCCAGCTTGCCGGCGGCGCTGGTCACGACGGGTGTGACCGTGGCGTCCCGATCGATCCGGGCGAACTTCGACAGGTCCAGCGTCACGGTGCGGGCGTCCGTGGTGCGGTTGACATGGACGACGGTGGCGCCCTTGCCGGACTGCGCGACGGCGGCGGCGCTGGAGGTTTCGTCCGTCTTGATCAGCCGGTCGCCCGGCTTGATGTAGTGCGTGAAGTTGCGGCCGGTGTCGAACTTCGTGTTCGTGTGGACCGGGCAGCTGGCAAGGGTGTCCTTGGAGGTGCAGCTGAACAGGACCTGGATGCTGCCCCAGTTGCCACCCTTGGCGGACTCGCCGCCGGGCTTCATGTTGTCGTAGTCCTCGACCGGTTGCCAGAACACCCAGGCGGTGGGCTCCAGTTCGCGCAGATCGTCCACCATCTGCTGGGCGAGGCCGAGGCCGGGCCGCATGTCGGTGAAGGACTGTCCGTCGCCCCAGTCGCCCTCGACCTCGCTCATCCACAGCGGCTTGTCGGCCGCCTTGGCGAGGTCGCGGACGGTGGTGCGGCCGCCCGTTCCGTACGTGTGGACGTTCATCTGCCCGACGAGGTTCTTCACGTCGGCCGGGTAGCTGTTCCAGTTCGTCGAGAAGATGCCCGGGTTGGTCTCGTCCATGGCCGAGATCTCCGCACCGGTCTTCGCCTTCTTCAGCGCGGGTGCGAGGGCGCGTATGACCTTCTGCTGAAGCTCGGGGCCTATGTGCGCGCCTTCCTGACGGCCGCCGTTCGGCTCGCCGTCGGCGCCCAACGTGGTTTTCCAGTAACCGGTGTTGGGCTCGTTGAACGGGTCGACGGTGTCGACCTCGATGCCCTCCGCCTTCTCCAGATGCTTCGTGGCGCCTGCGACGTACGCGGCGAAGTCGTCGACCGATTCGGCCTTGAGCTGGTCCTCGGTCGCGTCGAAGCCCCCGGAGACGTACCCGCTCTCCGTCATGAAGTACGGCGGTGAGTTGCTGAACGTCTCCCAGTGGTCGATGTCGTCCTTGATCCGGTCGACCCACCAGCGCTGCGTCGCGTCGGCGTTCGGGTTCCAGTCCGCCGGGTCGTCGGCGCTCCACCAGTCGGTGTCGTCGCGGGTGGTGCCCTCGGGGGCCTTCCGAACTTCTGCTGCTGGTACGAGGGGTCGGGGGTCACCGTGACGGTGGCTGTCGACGACGCGGCTGTCACGGGCGGGGCGGTGGTGAGGGCGACTCCGGAAACCAATGCGGCATCGGACTGAGACGTCGCAGATCAGCGCCGACAGAATCTTCCGGTCCCGAAGCGATGCCCACAGCCATGGCTAGTGGGCACCGCTCCACCCTGTTCACTTGACAACCAGGGCTACATATCAGGGCTGCCTCTCACGCGCTGCTCTCGCGTCGGCCCCCGCCGAAGTGCAGTCAGTAGTCCCAGACGACCGGTACGAAACGGAAGGCGTTGCCGGCGACCGCCACGTGACAGATGGACGGGAACGGCAGGTGAGTGGCCACCAGTTGCTCGCCGCTCGCCGCCAGCTCCTTCAAGAGACGGATCCGGACGCGGGCTGATTCCTCGGGGTCGTGGTCGAAGCCGTTGTGCCAATCGGGGCATTCGAACCCGGGCTGGAACACGGCATCACCGGCAAACATCAGCCGTTCGCCGCCGGACTCCAGACGGACGATGCTGTGGCCGGGGGTGTGACCGCCGGTGCGACAGACCATGACTCCTGGCGCCACCTCGTACTCCGTCTCGAACGGCCGCAACTGGCTGCGGTACACGTCCAGGAACCGCGAGGCGGTCGTTCGAAGCACGTCCGGCACCGGTGTCGGCATGGCGGTGCGGGAGAAATCAGGCGCTTCCCAGAACTCGGCCTCGGCGGACGCCAGGTGGACCCGCAGGTCCGGGCGCAGCCGGCCCCTCAGCCCGTCGACGAGCAGCCCGCCGATGTGGTCCATGTGCAAGTGGGTGAGCACCACGTCGGTCACGGATGCGGGATCGATCCCGGCGGCGTCCAGTCGCATGGCCAACTGCCCGGCCCGCGGGAAGCCCGGAAACTCTGTCCCCAGCCCGGAATCGATGAGAATGGTCCGGCCACCGCTGCGCACCACGGCCACATTCAGTGGCCAGTCGAGCGTCTCCGGTGGCAGGAACATGTCTTGGAGCCAGGCCGCCAGGTCGGCCTTGGCGGCGTTGGTGGCCATCGTCACGGCGGGAATGGGCAGCACCCCGTCGCTGATCACCATCACGTCGATGTCGCCGACCTTCAGCGCGTAGCGCGACGGTACCAATTCGTCAAACCCTGGTGCATCGGGGCGTGCGATGTTGACCCGGCTCATGTTGTTCTCCTCTTGAAGAGCGTTAACCGAAGACATCGACGGCGTGATGGGTCACACCGTTCAGTCATCCCCTAGGACCGGACGACAGCCCGGTTTGTGACAGCCGCCCTGCTCCCTCGCCCCGGCCTCGCCCGACCGATCATGCCGAGGACTGGCCCAAGTGATTCCCCGACGCGGGCACATCGGTCACGTTTCCGCACGTCAGCGCCTCTCTTGTGCGTTCGGCTGCTCGTCTTCCTAGAGGCTCCGGCCCTCTCCAATAGAACTGCTGGAGGGCGCGGACCTTGAGAGCATCCTGACGCGGACACTCAACGGCCTTGCCGTGTCAGAGGCCCTCAGGATCGCGGCGCAAGCCGCAATTGCGCTCGACGCCGCGCATGCCCAGCAGGTGATACACCGCGATCTCAAGCCGGCCATCCTCTTCCTGCTTACCGACGGCCGGCTGAAGATCTGTGACTTCGGCATCGCCCGTACCGCAGAGGTCACCGCCGGCCTGACCCTCACCGGCCAACCGTTCGGCACTCCCCCTACATCGCACCTGAGCAATGCCGCGGAGAGAACGTCGATGCCCGATGTGATCTGTACGTCTTCGGATGCGTGCTGTACGCCGCTGACCGGCCGCCTGCCATTCCCCGCCACCGAGCAGGCATGGGCCCTGATGCGCCGATATCTGGAAGACGTGCCACCACGCCTGCGCTCGACGCGCGTCGACATTCCGGTCGACGGCGACCAGCTGGTCGCCCCCTCCTGGCCAAGAACCCTGCAGACCGACCCGGCATCCGCGACATCATCGACACCCTCTCAGGCACGGAGAACACGAACGACGCCGCTCCCCCACCTCCCGCTGATCCGGCTGAGTATGCAGCCCGCCCAGGCGCAGTCTCCCGCCGCGACAACCACGCGCGCGGCGAAGGGGGCCGAGCAAGGCGCAGCATGCGTTCCAGCGGAGTCTCATGGCTCTCGCCAGGCAGGTAGAACGGGAGGGCACGGACCGGGCGTGCCACGCGGACACTGTGACGAAAACGCCGTCGACGAAGCGGCGGAACCGGTGACCCTGGAGCTCGGCGTACGGGTCTCCAACGCCAAGGGCCACCGCGACAACTCACTCCCGAGCAGCGCCGCTCTTGCCGCGTCGGGTGTGGAGTGACGTTGAACCACTTCGGGATGTTCCAACTCCGGTCCCCGTCGATACGTGAGCTGCGCCCCCGCGGGTGGCGGTTCGTCACCCCCGAACCCGGACTCGCGCAAAAAGTGTCGGCGAGGACTCCGAAAAGCTGGTTGCGGTCGATACGGACGCTGGACGGTCCTCGCTGCTGGGGGGCGAGGTCAGGAGCGGTGCGCTTCGGCCACCCCTGCCACCTCGCGTCGTGATTTGACTCCCAGTTTGGCCAGAATGTGGGAGACGTGGGTTTCGACGGTGCGTCGGGACATGATGAAGGCGTCGGCGATGTCGGGGTTGGACAAGCCCTCGGCGACCAGTTCCGCGATCTTCAGCTCCGTGTCGGTCAGTGCTTTCCAACCCGTGCGGGGGCGTCCCCGTGCACCGCGCACCCCGAGCCGCACACCGCGGGCACGCAAACGGGCCGCGGCACGGCGAGAGTCCCACACGGCGCCGAGAGCGGTGTAGGTCAGCATCGCGTCGTTCAGCGCTTCCCGGGCCGGGCCAGTCTGTCCTGCCGCAGCCAACAGGTCCGCGGCGTCCTCGAGTGCCTGAGCCATCTCGGCCGGACGACCGACCCTGCGGTAGTAGTCGGCTGCGACGAGCAGCAGCGCCGGGTCGGAACGCAGCAGTCCGTGGCACCACATGCGGGCGGCCGTGCCACGCGGCAACCGGCTTTTCGCCTCTTCCTCCTCGGCGCAGGCAGCGGCCCGATCGGCGACCTCGCGGTCACCTGCCGCGAGAGCGAGTCGTACGAGCAGAGGAAGCACCCCTGCCCGTTCGTCCATCACATCGAAGGAAGGGTCGAGAACGTCCTGGAGTCCGCCGAGGGCAGAGGCGAGGTCGTTCGACCGCTCGGCGATCATGGCGCGCGCGAAAGTCGTATGCGAGGTTGCGCGTTTTGTACGGACCGTCGGGCAGCTCCTCCAGCACGCGCAGATGCCGGCGTGCTGTCGTCTGTTCGTCGCGGTGTGCGGCGATGACGGCGGCGATGCCGTGCACGACGGCCGGGAGCGAGTGAGCCCACGTCGGGTGGTAGTCGGACAGCGTGTCGAATGCGGTGAGTGCGTCGTCCCAGCGTCCGGTGTGGAAGGCGAGTTCACCGGCCATCGCCACGAACATGCCGAGGCGGAAGGAACCCGTCCGCTCCGCCAGACCGTGCGTGTCGGCGAGGACCTCCTGGCACTGTGTCAACCGGTCCATGATGAGCAGCACGGAGACCTGGTTGCCCTGCATCAACAGGAGCAGATCGCTCAACTCGGGGTCAGAGCCGGTCAGAGCTATGCCACGTGTGCCGTGGTCGAGGGCACTCTCGGGGTCTTGACGGGCCCAGTGCGTCATCGCCAGCGTGTGCCGGGCGTAGCCGGACGACATGGCGTCGGTCAGACTTGTGCCGGTGGTGAGGACGGCAGCGGCTTGCGCGGCGGCTTCATCGTCTCGGCCCAGATGCAGCAGGGCCATGGCGGCGAAGACACGCAGGCGCGCATGCCACGGCGTGTCCGGTTCCAGGTCCGCCATCACCTTCTCGACGGTGGTGATCGACTCCTCCGCCCGATCGGTGCGCAGCAGGGCGTAGGCCAGAATCCAGGCCGTCCGTCCCCTCCGCTCCGGGGCGCGGTGGCGGGCCAGAACCCGTTGTGCGACGGGAACGGCCTGCTCGTAGTCGCTGACGAGGAAGGCCGCCGAGGCGAGGTGGTCCAGCAATTCCACGACGCGTACGTCGTCGTCGGAGGTGTGCGCCACGGCGCGTTTGAGGAGGGACGTCGCGGCCTCGGGAGCGCGGCGGATAAGAGTTGCGGCATTGTCCACCAGCCAGTCCACCTCCCAACCATCCGCGGCATCGGCTGCCGAGAGCAGCAGCTCGGCGACGCGTTCCACCGAAGTCCGCTGAGCGATCAGCGTCTGGGCTGCGTCCCGGTGTATAGCTATACGCAACGCGGCGGGCACGGATTGGTAGAGCACCTGCTTGATCAGGCCGTGCCGGAAGCGCAGCCGGTTCCCGTCGGCCGGTTCGAGCACGCCGGCGGCCACAGCCTCATGCACAGGTGCGGCCAATGCCATCGCCGGGAGGCCGAGCAGCAGCGTGAGGTCGGTGATCCCGAAAGCGGGACCGAGCAGGGCAGCGGTGCGAAGCATGTCGCGGGTGTCGGCGGTGAGGAAGGCCAGCCGGTCGGCGATCGCCTCCGACAGCGACATCTGCTCGACCTCGGCCCACCCTCCGTCGGTTCCGGACCGGGCCGGGGTCGCAGGTCCGAGTTCGGTCTCCTCCTCGTTGTTCCCCAGCGCCCCCGCACGCGTGAGAGCGTCCATGATCTCGCGTACGTACAGGGGGTTGCCCGTAGCCAGCTCAAGTCGGTCGAGCAGTCGAGGGCCGGGCGCCCGCCCGGTGATCCGGCGGGCCGGCACTGTCACGTTGGTTGACCGGGTGAGATGGTCTTCGGGTTGGTCATGGTGGAGGGGGTCGTCCGTGAAAGGCACGCCGTCATACAGGGGGCACCGGTACCCGGTCGAGGTGATCTCCCATTGCGTGTGGTTGTATTTCCGTTTCCCGCTCAGCTTCCGTGAGGTGGAGGAGCTGATACTCCAGCGCGGCGTGATCGTCTCGTATGAGACCGTTCGCCGCTGGTGTGTGAAGTTCGGGCAGGCCTACGCCGACGGACTGCGCCGCCGCCGGCCACCGCCGGGGGATAAATGGCACTTGGACGAGGTCTTCATCAGGATCAACGGTGAGCTGAAGTATCTGTGGCGGGCCGTCGACCAGGACGGGAACGTGCTGGACATCCTGATGCAGAACCGGCGGGACAAGGCCGCGGCCAGGCGTTTCTTCCGCCGCCTGTTGAAGAAGACCCGGGCGGTGCCGCGGGTGGTCGTCACGGACAAGCTCCGCTCCTACGCCGCCGCCCACCGCGAGGTCATGCCCTTCGTGGAAGGGCTTCCGCAGCGTGGGCGGGGCCCAAAGGTTCCTGTCCGCGTTCAGCGGCATCTCGCCTCACTTCCGGCCTCACCGCCACCTGATGACCGCACATCACTACCGAGCCGAGATGACCGTCCGCTTCACCATCTGGGACCAGGTCACCGGCGCTGCCAGCCGACCCACCACGGCCTGACCACAGGCCCGGAACCCGGCACCACCACACCCCGACAAGCCGTCAGACACCCAAACACCCAACAACGTGACAGTGCCCGGCGACGGCCTGAGCAGACACTCCTCTGGGTCGCGTCGCTGGAGTACGCCCTGCGCAAATGCTCCGGCCGTGGCGTGTAGCACGCATCTACACCGACCGACCCCAAGCAAGTAAGGCAGCAATGAATATCGACGAAGCCCGTGCTGCCGCACGGGACTGGGTGCACCAGGTGGGCCGCACCACCGAGGGATACCTCGGTGCCTACCTCAGCGGATCCACCACGGCCCTGTCGGGTGACAGTGAACTGCCCGTCGGCACCGACGTGGACATCATGCTGGTTACCAGGCAG from Streptomyces sp. NBC_01591 includes:
- a CDS encoding class I SAM-dependent methyltransferase — its product is MLPADFYTGIVAQLYGPLKSHRPDPRTYADFIREAGEPALELGCGDGDPLIELRRRGLEVEGVDSSADMLAGCRRRAREEGIDVVVHHQRMEALDLPHRYGAIFLAGPTFTLLPDDATALAALTGIAAHLVEGGTALVSVFVPEPTPAGQLGQIRRATADDGADLRVSVVSEERDETTRTQTTVLRYERHLDGISTVEDRPWLLHWYTRTGFESLAAAVGLRVVSVTDADGNAAASDETDLRFRLRR
- a CDS encoding contact-dependent growth inhibition system immunity protein, whose amino-acid sequence is MDRLLHLDRALDELDPPRWAAPDADATHLVRKVHELRCTPLGQLRPADLRTLVSQQVSLPHVLPLAVRLLLEDPLLEAYFYEGDLLLAAVEAPGSAWAVLPDLAARLRAVITTLPAALVADLPSGAAEELTRFVTRP
- a CDS encoding MBL fold metallo-hydrolase, which gives rise to MSRVNIARPDAPGFDELVPSRYALKVGDIDVMVISDGVLPIPAVTMATNAAKADLAAWLQDMFLPPETLDWPLNVAVVRSGGRTILIDSGLGTEFPGFPRAGQLAMRLDAAGIDPASVTDVVLTHLHMDHIGGLLVDGLRGRLRPDLRVHLASAEAEFWEAPDFSRTAMPTPVPDVLRTTASRFLDVYRSQLRPFETEYEVAPGVMVCRTGGHTPGHSIVRLESGGERLMFAGDAVFQPGFECPDWHNGFDHDPEESARVRIRLLKELAASGEQLVATHLPFPSICHVAVAGNAFRFVPVVWDY
- a CDS encoding protein kinase domain-containing protein, which produces MEGADLESILTRTLNGLAVSEALRIAAQAAIALDAAHAQQVIHRDLKPAILFLLTDGRLKICDFGIARTAEVTAGLTLTGQPFGTPPTSHLSNAAERTSMPDVICTSSDACCTPLTGRLPFPATEQAWALMRRYLEDVPPRLRSTRVDIPVDGDQLVAPSWPRTLQTDPASATSSTPSQARRTRTTPLPHLPLIRLSMQPAQAQSPAATTTRAAKGAEQGAACVPAESHGSRQAGRTGGHGPGVPRGHCDENAVDEAAEPVTLELGVRVSNAKGHRDNSLPSSAALAASGVE
- a CDS encoding helix-turn-helix transcriptional regulator, encoding MDERAGVLPLLVRLALAAGDREVADRAAACAEEEEAKSRLPRGTAARMWCHGLLRSDPALLLVAADYYRRVGRPAEMAQALEDAADLLAAAGQTGPAREALNDAMLTYTALGAVWDSRRAAARLRARGVRLGVRGARGRPRTGWKALTDTELKIAELVAEGLSNPDIADAFIMSRRTVETHVSHILAKLGVKSRREVAGVAEAHRS
- a CDS encoding tetratricopeptide repeat protein: MTVPARRITGRAPGPRLLDRLELATGNPLYVREIMDALTRAGALGNNEEETELGPATPARSGTDGGWAEVEQMSLSEAIADRLAFLTADTRDMLRTAALLGPAFGITDLTLLLGLPAMALAAPVHEAVAAGVLEPADGNRLRFRHGLIKQVLYQSVPAALRIAIHRDAAQTLIAQRTSVERVAELLLSAADAADGWEVDWLVDNAATLIRRAPEAATSLLKRAVAHTSDDDVRVVELLDHLASAAFLVSDYEQAVPVAQRVLARHRAPERRGRTAWILAYALLRTDRAEESITTVEKVMADLEPDTPWHARLRVFAAMALLHLGRDDEAAAQAAAVLTTGTSLTDAMSSGYARHTLAMTHWARQDPESALDHGTRGIALTGSDPELSDLLLLMQGNQVSVLLIMDRLTQCQEVLADTHGLAERTGSFRLGMFVAMAGELAFHTGRWDDALTAFDTLSDYHPTWAHSLPAVVHGIAAVIAAHRDEQTTARRHLRVLEELPDGPYKTRNLAYDFRARHDRRAVERPRLCPRRTPGRSRPFLRCDGRTGRGASSARTTRSRGR